The Coleofasciculus chthonoplastes PCC 7420 sequence TTGCTAACTGAATATTTCCCCGTTACTAAGCGACAAATGAAGCAAAGCTGGCGTTATTTGCGTCGCCCGATCCGGGAAGGAATACCCGTAGAATTGGATATTGAGGCGACAGTGGAAACGATGGGGCGTCAAGGGATTTTACTGACACCCGTGTTAATTCCGCGTCGGATTAATCGCACAGATTTGGTGTTAATGATCGATCAGGAAGGCTCAATGGTGCCGTTTCATCGGCTGTCGCGACAGTTAGTTGAAACAGCCCAACGAGGGGGGCGGTTGCGACAAACTCGTGTATTTTATTTTCATGATTATGTTGATGAGTATTTATATCGTCATCCCGCCTTGGTGAATGCTCAATTAATGGATGAGGTATTAGCAGAAGTGGGGGAACGGGCGGTAGTCTTGATTGTCAGCGATGCGGGTGCAGCACGAGGTAATTTTGATGCTGAACGGGTGAAGCAGACTGAAGACTGGATGGAACGGTTAAATCAATCGGTGCGTTATACAGCTTGGTTAAACCCGATGCCGAATGAGAGTTGGTTGTATACAACAGCGGCGGAAATTGCCCGTTTTGTGCCAATGTTTGAAATGAGTCGTCAGGGGATGAATGCGGCGATTAGCGTATTGCGGGGGCGATAC is a genomic window containing:
- a CDS encoding VWA domain-containing protein; its protein translation is MNYEELPLIDIFNSLRQRHGLPLGIDEYLVVVRSLQAGLGVGSRLELEQLCCLVWATSEAECQLIRRLFEQMWARLQTNLGEGSDRASQASVSPSPPPQPDQPNQELEESPSQTLDMDEPVQVVQAVRRYKPDKEFKRPRYMLLTEYFPVTKRQMKQSWRYLRRPIREGIPVELDIEATVETMGRQGILLTPVLIPRRINRTDLVLMIDQEGSMVPFHRLSRQLVETAQRGGRLRQTRVFYFHDYVDEYLYRHPALVNAQLMDEVLAEVGERAVVLIVSDAGAARGNFDAERVKQTEDWMERLNQSVRYTAWLNPMPNESWLYTTAAEIARFVPMFEMSRQGMNAAISVLRGRYGVGEKMYR